From Anopheles darlingi chromosome 2, idAnoDarlMG_H_01, whole genome shotgun sequence, the proteins below share one genomic window:
- the LOC125948937 gene encoding uncharacterized protein LOC125948937 — MLRISKETFDEIQAFREHGMDPVQEGRLVKSKLTNLLVWQRTVMPDIVAEFYHCQEVRSFPPSSGTSTMIDAAELQRLATIWHYFSSMKTEEETPFMKQLGHGVSGSSRDCNFQSEQTLPLYSTQASCGMPMFCHFCHEYGHSTDCCANAVSAEMIVLFAGQSLQVQRALLSFLQ; from the exons ATGTTGCGAATCAGTAAGGAAACGTTCGACGAAATTCAGGCGTTCCGTGAACATGGAATGGATCCGGTGCAAGAGGGTAGACTGGTGAAATCGAAGCTAACGAATCTGCTAGTGTGGCAGCGTACCGTGATGCCCGATATTGTCGCGGAGTTCTACCACTGCCAGGAAGTCCGTTCCTtcccaccatcatccggtACTTCAACCATGATCGACGCGGCTGAGCTACAGAGATTGGCCACTATCTGGCATTATTTTTCCAGCATGAAAACTGAGGAAGAGACGCCCTTTATGAAGCAGCTTGGCCACGG TGTTTCGGGATCCAGCCGTGATTGCAACTTCCAATCCGAACAAACGTTGCCACTCTACTCCACGCAAGCTAGTTGCGGCATGCCGATGTTCTGCCACTTCTGCCATGAGTATGGTCATTCAAC TGATTGCTGTGCAAATGCTGTTTCAGCAGAGATGATCGTGCTGTTTGCTGGACAGAGTCTGCAAGTGCAACGCGCCCTACTGTCGTTCTTGCAgtaa
- the LOC125948860 gene encoding heat shock protein 60A-like produces MFRLPTVLRVSAARQVAASRGYAKDVRFGPEVRALMLQGVDVLADAVAVTMGPKGRNVILEQSWGSPKITKDGVTVAKGIELKCKFQNIGAKLVQDVANNTNEEAGDGTTTATVLARAIAKEGFEKISKGANPVEIRRGVMLAVDTVKAHLKSLSRKVNTPEEIAQVATISANGDRAIGDLISEAMKRVGKEGVITVKDGKTLNDELEVIEGMKFDRGYISPYFINSSKGAKVEFQDALVLFSEKKISTVQSIIPALELANQQRKPLVIIAEDVDGEALSTLVVNRLKIGLQVAAVKAPGFGDNRKSTLSDMAISAGGIVFGDDANLVKLEDVQLSDLGQVGEITITKDDCLLLKGRGSQEDVNRRADQIRDQIAETTSEYEKEKLQERLARLSSGVAVLKVGGSSEVEVNEKKDRVNDALCATRAAVEEGIVPGGGTALIRCAPALANLKGANDDQNTGIEIVRKALRMPCTQIAKNAGVDGSVVVAKVEELQGDFGYDALNNEYVNMIEKGIIDPTKVVRTALSDASGVASLLTTAEAVVTEIPKEESAGGPMAGMGGMGGMGGMGGMGGMM; encoded by the exons ATGTTCCGACTGCCAACAGTTTTGCGTGTAAGCGCAGCCCGCCAAGTTGCTGCCAGCCGTGGGTACGCCAAGGATGTGCGATTCGGACCGGAAGTGCGTGCACTTATGCTGCAGGGTGTCGATGTGTTGGCTGATGCCGTCGCAGTTACGATGGGACCAAAG GGTCGCAACGTGATTCTGGAGCAAAGCTGGGGCTCACCGAAGATCACCAAGGACGGAGTGACAGTTGCCAAGGGCATTGAACTAAAGTGCAAATTCCAGAACATTGGCGCCAAGCTGGTGCAGGATGTGGCCAACAACACGAACGAGGAAGCCGGCGATGGtacgacgaccgcgaccgtGCTGGCCCGTGCCATCGCTAAGGAGGGTTTCGAGAAGATCTCGAAGGGTGCGAACCCGGTTGAGATTCGTCGCGGTGTCATGCTGGCCGTGGACACGGTGAAGGCCCACCTGAAGTCGTTGTCGCGCAAGGTCAACACGCCGGAGGAGATCGCCCAGGTGGCGACAATTTCGGCCAACGGTGACCGTGCTATCGGTGATCTGATCAGTGAAGCCATGAAGCGCGTTGGCAAGGAGGGCGTAATCACCGTGAAGGATGGCAAGACGCTGAACGATGAGCTGGAGGTGATCGAGGGCATGAAGTTCGACCGCGGTTACATCTCGCCGTACTTCATCAACTCCAGCAAGGGCGCAAAGGTTGAGTTCCAGGATGCGCTCGTACTGTTTTCGGAGAAAAAGATCTCCACCGTACAGTCGATCATTCCGGCACTCGAgctagccaaccagcagcgcaAACCGTTGGTGATCATCGCCGAAGACGTTGATGGCGAGGCACTGAGCACACTGGTCGTGAACCGACTGAAGATCGGTCTGCAGGTGGCGGCAGTCAAGGCTCCTGGCTTCGGCGACAACCGCAAATCGACGCTTTCGGATATGGCCATTAGCGCGGGTGGCATCGTTTTCGGTGATGATGCTAACCTCGTCAAGCTGGAGGACGTGCAGCTGTCGGATCTGGGCCAGGTCGGTgagatcacgatcacgaaggACGATTGCCTGCTGTTGAAGGGCCGCGGTTCGCAGGAGGATGTGAATCGTCGTGCCGATCAGATCCGTGATCAGATCGCCGAAACGACGTCGGAgtacgagaaggagaagctgcAGGAGCGTCTGGCACGCCTGTCGTCTGGTGTGGCCGTACTGAAGGTGGGCGGCTCGAGTGAGGTTGAGgtgaacgagaagaaggatcGCGTAAACGATGCGCTCTGTGCAACCCGTGCCGCCGTCGAGGAAGGCATCGTGCCCGGAGGTGGCACTGCCCTCATCCGTTGCGCACCGGCACTGGCCAACCTGAAGGGTGCCAACGACGACCAGAACACGGGTATTGAGATCGTTCGCAAGGCGCTCCGTATGCCGTGCACACAGATCGCCAAGAATGCCGGCGTCGATGGATCGGTCGTCGTGGCGAAGGTTGAAGAGCTGCAGGGAGACTTTGGCTACGATGCACTCAACAACGAGTACGTGAACATGATCGAGAAGGGTATCATAGACCCGACGAAGGTCGTGCGAACCGCCCTCTCTGATGCTTCCGGTGTTGCCTCGCTGCTAACGACGGCCGAAGCCGTCGTGACGGAGATTCCGAAGGAGGAATCGGCTGGTGGACCAATGGCCGGTATGGGTGGAATGGGCGGCATGGGAGGCATGGGTGGAATGGGTGGCATGATGTAA
- the LOC125948947 gene encoding p53 and DNA damage-regulated protein 1, with translation MAATDQQKLMEILVETERVADRILANKQELVQLDKRRQDTREALRYIEQHFPEGKQPQRLWITIGSMLVKQNRQEAIELLRKDQRTTEEDIERLRGEQKELVTRQRDLEHERPLRGFDLKPLSKTEIAGIRSNLPGF, from the coding sequence ATGGCGGCCACTGATCAGCAAAAGCTGATGGAAATCCTGGTGGAAACCGAGCGTGTGGCTGACCGGATCCTTGCCAACAAGCAGGAGCTGGTCCAGCTGGACAAACGTCGCCAGGATACGCGCGAAGCTTTGCGTTACATTGAGCAACACTTTCCCGAGGGAAAGCAACCGCAACGCCTTTGGATCACGATCGGCTCGATGCTGGTGAAGCAGAATCGCCAGGAGGCCATCGAGTTGTTGCGTAAAGACCAGCGCACGACAGAGGAAGATATTGAGCGATTACGGGGAGAGCAAAAAGAGCTCGTCACCCGGCAACGTGATCTGGAACATGAGCGACCACTTCGGGGATTCGATTTGAAGCCCCTTTCGAAAACGGAGATTGCCGGCATTCGGTCGAATCTGCCCGGCTTTTAA
- the LOC125951966 gene encoding uncharacterized protein LOC125951966, which translates to MVNRHPFLAVLALFLAILVTCNGETGQHDVAKSRQKRIVFPLNAAMGIIFAIALPLGIPDRNIFVSYNFEGNYNNPADANIFSEGFANYIKGVVEPLTAPSRPVEDYGIRRRSVSKSQRTAYRPQITRKHIYRMLLKHFQSQNFNGTACLQRIICEAALHPFDEPNGLVGDLTQIILSPSISRDENIPKEYLVAEVMGSNGSCAQYQTGCPKDPSRSLLIVGIGVPVQEIPHSVVFGWVLKAQYYLPSKPGDYEPVNVENWNDSRRAFPEPRARRAVERYEVDNVSIRVEPLQPSEPAKQQDDGFDDDLLMDDADEFTGADESKATDGDTKASEAEEHSSGTPEPGCNAEQSRWSVYRAIETMSEGYGFGGRPCMLRTICEAAEAQFTHTGGVFAELLHVMLSPSSTNEPTSDHRDNEYFRAEQLGRSGAPCATIFRECSTSLLDMFSGIHDSPFRTGASSFGVPQPSFLHPAMR; encoded by the exons ATGGTAAACCGTCATCCATTCCTAGCTGTTCTAGCACTTTTCCTAGCAATTTTAGTGACTTGCAATGGTGAAACGGGCCAGCATGATGTCGCTAAGAGTCGCCAGAAGCGAATCGTGTTCCCTCTCAACGCTGCCATGGGA ATCATTTTTGCAATCGCGCTTCCGCTTGGGATACCGGATCGcaacattttcgtttcgtacAACTTCGAGGGCAACTACAACAATCCTGCCGATGCCAATATATTCTCCGAAGGATTTGCCAATTAT ATTAAAGGCGTAGTGGAACCCTTAACGGCCCCTTCGCGACCAGTGGAGGACTATGGTatacgaagaagaagtgtttcAAAAAGTCAGAGAACAGCCTATCGGCCTCAAATTACTCGAAAACATATCTACAGGATGCTGCTGAAACACTTTCAAAG TCAAAATTTCAATGGGACGGCATGCCTACAAAGGATCATCTGTGAAGCTGCGTTGCATCCGTTCGATGAGCCGAACGGATTGGTCGGTGATTTGACACAGATAATATTGAG CCCCTCGATATCAAGGGATGAGAACATACCCAAGGAGTACCTAGTCGCGGAAGTGATGGGAAGCAATGGCTCGTGTGCCCAGTATCAAACCGGATGCCCAAAGGATCC ATCCAGATCGCTC CTCATCGTTGGGATTGGTGTTCCGGTGCAGGAAATACCGCACTCGGTCGTGTTCGGTTGGGTTTTGAAGGCTCAGTATTATCTGCCCTCTAAACCCGGTGACTACGAACCGGTCAATGTGGAGAACTGGAACGATAGCCGTCGAGCATTTCCGGAACCACGAGCTCGCCGTGCGGTGGAACGGTACGAAGTGGATAATGTGTCGATCCGTGTGGAACCGCTGCAGCCATCGGAACCTGCCAAGCAACAGGACGATggattcgatgatgatctgctcatggatgatgctgatgagttTACTGGGGCGGATGAAAGTAAAGCAACCGATGGTGATACTAAGGCGAGTGAAGCAGAAGAGCACTCTTCCGgcacaccggaaccgggatGCAATGCCGAGCAGAGTAGATGGTCGGTATACCGTGCCATCGAAACGATGAGTGAGGGTTATGGCTTTGGAGGAAGGCCCTGTATGCTGCGGACCATCTGTGAGGCTGCCGAGGCTCAATTTACGCACACTGGCGGAGTGTTTGCTGAGCTGCTGCATGTTATGTTGAG TCCCTCGTCTACCAATGAACCGACGTCAGACCATCGTGACAACGAGTATTTTCGAGCTGAACAATTGGGTCGCTCTGGGGCACCGTGTGCTACAATCTTCCGGGAGTGCTCCACTTCCCTGCTGGATATGTTCTCGGGCATACACGATAGCCCATTCCGAACGGGTGCGTCATCGTTCGGTGTACCTCAGCCCAGTTTCCTGCATCCAGCGATGCGATGA
- the LOC125951961 gene encoding uncharacterized protein LOC125951961, whose protein sequence is MTSQSVWIIRYLLLSVVLGIGHANSTELQQPEDSGDRQKRSLVFTFNSATGILIALSVPLLITGRNIFVAYNFEANYGMPIESTDYTQGILKKGDNDQINAPEGEARDRVRRELRPVHPTPSRFTRKKLYRMIELNLTRYGFDGKKCILRMICELASWPVHEGNGVFGDIMQLLFTPSSTQYEKLPGEFYHAEELGAQRNCRKYRKYCPKDPLEAISRFL, encoded by the exons ATGACTTCACAGAGTGTTTGGATTATTCGATACTTGCTATTATCAGTAGTGCTGGGTATCGGTCATGCAAATTCCaccgagctgcagcagccggaggACAGTGGTGATCGTCAAAAGCGATCACTTGTTTTCACCTTCAACAGTGCCACAGGA ATCTTGATTGCCCTCTCGGTGCCACTGCTGATTACGGGACGCAACATTTTTGTGGCCTACAACTTTGAGGCCAACTACGGTATgccgatcgaaagtacggatTATACGCAAGGAATACTGAAGAAAGGTGACAACGATCAGATTAACGCCCCCGAAGGGGAGGCCCGAGATCGTGTGCGGCGAGAGTTACGGCCCGTGCATCCTACTCCATCCCGGTTTACACGAAAAAAGCTATACCGTATGATCGAGCTCAACCTAACCCGGTACGGGTTCGATGGTAAAAAGTGTATCCTGCGTATGATCTGTGAGCTTGCGAGCTGGCCAGTGCACGAGGGCAACGGTGTCTTTGGTGATATCATGCAGCTTCTATTCAC ACCGTCAAGCACACAGTATGAGAAGCTTCCTGGAGAGTTTTATCATGCCGAAGAATTAGGAGCCCAGCGTAATTGTCGCAAGTACCGAAAGTATTGCCCGAAGGATCCTCTAGAAGCAATCAGTAGGTTCTTGTGA
- the LOC125951963 gene encoding uncharacterized protein LOC125951963, with protein MSAECAFRVFGLLLAIIALLPTTRSDFIPWLIVPETAPTRHQLISGIGIPVGTPESITSGWVIKAQYFLPTKVDDLKPELWENWNDSRRALAKRDLAVPLTQLPSLAPHHEHYDADNVVVREEKLPDEHASDGDEFDDGDDGYWIDEEDEQLRKDSASIPVPNELDPKVLEGYSAEQSRWTSYKAMEKLGENYGLAGRPCVLRSVCEAAAAQFTHTGGIFAELLHIVFTPSSTSEPVSEHRDNEYFRAEQLGRSGAPCERLFPECVHSLLDIFTGVHDPVTNSMRLLHDEVKAYLMRK; from the exons ATGTCAGCTGAGTGTGCGTTCCGTGTGTTTGGCCTGCTGTTGGCCATCATCGCACTGTTGCCAACCACGCGATCCGACTTTATACCGTGGTTAATCGTTCCTGAAACCGCACCTACCCGTCATCAGTTGATTAGTGGCATCGGTATACCGGTCGGTACACCGGAATCCATCACCAGCGGATGGGTCATTAAGGCCCAGTACTTCCTGCCGACCAAGGTTGACGATCTGAAGCCTGAGTTGTGGGAAAACTGGAACGATAGTCGGCGTGCGCTGGCGAAGAGGGATCTGGCGGTTCCTCTTACCCAGCTGCCCAGTCTAGCGCCACACCATGAACATTATGATGCGGATAACGTAGTGGTTCGGGAGGAGAAGCTTCCGGATGAGCACGCTAGTGATGGGGACGAGtttgacgatggtgatgatggctaCTGGatcgatgaggaggatgaaCAGCTTCGAAAGGATTCAGCATCGATACCTGTGCCAAATGAACTCGATCCAAAGGTACTGGAGGGATACAGTGCAGAGCAGTCACGCTGGACCTCGTACAAGGCGATGGAGAAACTGGGCGAAAACTATGGACTCGCTGGCCGTCCGTGTGTTTTGCGCAGTGTCTGCGAGGCAGCCGCGGCACAGTTCACTCACACCGGGGGCATATTTGCCGAGTTGCTTCACATCGTTTTCAC GCCATCCAGTACTAGTGAGCCAGTGTCGGAGCACCGCGATAATGAGTACTTTCGGGCGGAACAACTTGGCCGTTCAGGGGCACCCTGCGAGCGACTGTTTCCAGAGTGTGTCCATTCGCTGCTAGATATCTTCACAGGGGTGCACGATCCGGTCACGAACAGCATGCGACTCCTGCACGATGAGGTCAAAGCATATCTCATGAGAAAGTGA
- the LOC125951967 gene encoding uncharacterized protein LOC125951967: MWQLRSVLPTTIGAILLAMLSYSMGTDMDVARERAERAALVFTRGGSMGYLLAIAIPLLVPGRNIYLSHNFEANYGVPTNETQYFQWYQRFKDNNFNLTEAIATSRHERRARNVRGFTRSYFYGQLLERMELYGLNGTGCMLRIICEIRETPVEEHNGVFGDVLGVILSPSSSMDEDLPVMYYEAESNGANEGCEAYRDFCATDLLGFVSTLL, from the exons ATGTGGCAACTACGTTCTGTTCTACCAACTACCATTGGAGCGATACTATTGGCGATGCTCTCGTACAGCATGGGGACGGATATGGACGTAGCTCGAGAACGTGCAGAACGAGCTGCTCTAGTGTTTACTCGCGGTGGATCTATGGGG TATCTGCTGGCCATAGCCATTCCACTGCTGGTGCCGGGTCGTAACATCTATCTGTCACATAATTTTGAGGCCAACTATGGAGTGCCGACGAACGAAACACAATACTTCCAGTGGTATCAGCGTTTTAAGGATAACAACTTTAATCTCACTGAAGCGATCGCCACTAGCCGCCATGAGCGTCGTGCGCGAAATGTGCGAGGCTTCACCAGAAGCTATTTCTATGGTCAGCTTCTCGAGCGAATGGAGCTGTATGGGTTAAACGGAACCGGTTGTATGCTGCGGATCATCTGTGAGATACGTGAGACACCTGTCGAGGAGCATAATGGTGTGTTTGGAGATGTGCTCGGGGTGATCTTAAG TCCATCATCGTCCATGGATGAAGACTTACCGGTGATGTACTATGAGGCGGAATCGAATGGTGCTAATGAGGGATGCGAAGCATACCGTGATTTCTGTGCCACTGACTTACTCGGATTTGTGTCGACGCTGCTGTAG